A portion of the Halobacillus ihumii genome contains these proteins:
- the thrB gene encoding homoserine kinase, with translation MNSVTIRVPATSANLGPGFDSIGMALSKYITLECQPAEKWSFSVAEKDQPYIPSDETNLIYKTALFTAYHYGIEELPPYHVSMVNDVPVARGLGSSSTAVVAGIELANALLHLELNKHDKLKIACKIEGHPDNVAPAILGGVVISSYTGEDLEYVRFTKGLKDLSFVTVIPSYHVETEKARLVLPDALNYKAAVLASGTANVLVAALAEQDWTLVGKMMKRDQWHQPYRRELIPDFPVVSKTLEENGSYGSYISGAGPTMIALFPKLTSDQRKSLTHQFPEHHVEILTIDTKGLETAVHVDQ, from the coding sequence ATGAATAGCGTCACGATCCGAGTCCCAGCCACTTCGGCCAACCTTGGTCCTGGATTCGATTCGATAGGAATGGCCCTTTCAAAATATATCACTCTGGAATGTCAGCCAGCTGAAAAGTGGTCCTTTTCTGTAGCAGAAAAGGATCAGCCTTATATTCCAAGTGATGAAACGAACCTTATTTATAAGACAGCACTTTTTACAGCTTATCACTACGGAATCGAGGAATTACCTCCTTATCATGTATCGATGGTAAATGATGTCCCTGTTGCACGTGGACTTGGCAGTTCTTCAACGGCGGTTGTTGCCGGAATCGAGCTTGCTAATGCCCTCCTTCACTTAGAGCTAAATAAGCATGATAAGCTGAAAATCGCCTGCAAAATTGAGGGCCACCCCGATAACGTAGCTCCAGCAATATTAGGCGGTGTAGTCATCTCAAGTTACACGGGTGAAGACCTCGAATACGTTCGATTTACGAAGGGACTGAAGGATCTCTCCTTTGTTACGGTTATTCCAAGTTACCACGTGGAAACGGAAAAGGCTCGTTTGGTCCTGCCTGATGCGCTGAATTACAAGGCAGCAGTGCTGGCCAGTGGGACGGCAAACGTATTGGTTGCTGCTTTAGCTGAGCAAGACTGGACTTTAGTAGGGAAAATGATGAAACGTGATCAGTGGCACCAGCCTTATCGCAGGGAGCTTATTCCAGACTTCCCAGTCGTATCGAAAACACTTGAAGAGAATGGATCTTACGGCAGTTATATTAGCGGGGCGGGCCCAACAATGATAGCATTGTTTCCGAAATTAACTTCAGATCAACGCAAATCATTAACCCATCAATTTCCCGAACATCACGTAGAGATTTTAACAATAGATACAAAAGGATTAGAAACAGCCGTACATGTGGATCAGTGA
- a CDS encoding AEC family transporter: protein MTIFFQVVLPVIIVFIAGFVLQKFLRLEIKSLSTVTLYIMLPCLVFETFYQAEFNSEYLMMLIFSILLLFLILLINKITAKVMKLDSSVESGMILSTAFMNAGNYGAPIVLFAFGEAGFVYSVSFMVLQQIVMNFFGVYYAAKGSAGVRMAISTVLKMPPTYAVIAAMIMKFSSVSIPENLMSSVSLVGGATIPTVMILLGMQLANITVKHLEWGRISYAATLRLVGSPLIAWGLTVLLPMSNLMANVLIISAAMPSAATTTMYAVQFDSKPDLVSSITLITTILSIITIPIVLNILT, encoded by the coding sequence ATGACGATATTCTTCCAAGTCGTTCTTCCTGTTATCATTGTCTTTATAGCCGGGTTCGTTTTGCAGAAGTTCCTGCGCCTTGAAATTAAATCACTTTCTACGGTGACGCTGTACATAATGCTTCCGTGCCTTGTCTTTGAAACGTTCTATCAGGCTGAATTTAATAGTGAGTATTTAATGATGCTGATCTTTTCGATTCTACTACTTTTTCTTATTCTATTGATTAATAAAATTACCGCTAAAGTTATGAAACTTGATTCTTCGGTGGAAAGTGGCATGATCCTCTCTACAGCATTTATGAATGCAGGTAATTATGGGGCGCCGATCGTTTTATTTGCTTTTGGGGAAGCGGGATTTGTGTATTCCGTGTCCTTCATGGTACTGCAGCAGATTGTCATGAATTTCTTTGGCGTATATTATGCAGCAAAAGGCTCTGCGGGGGTACGAATGGCTATTTCAACAGTATTAAAAATGCCCCCGACTTATGCCGTGATCGCAGCTATGATTATGAAATTTTCCTCTGTCTCAATTCCGGAGAATTTGATGTCGAGTGTTTCTCTAGTAGGGGGCGCTACCATCCCGACGGTAATGATTCTTTTAGGAATGCAGCTTGCCAATATTACCGTGAAACATCTAGAGTGGGGCAGAATTTCTTATGCTGCCACCCTGCGATTGGTGGGATCACCTCTTATCGCCTGGGGATTAACAGTACTGTTGCCAATGAGTAATTTAATGGCTAATGTCTTAATTATTTCAGCAGCGATGCCATCTGCCGCAACCACGACAATGTATGCCGTTCAGTTTGATTCAAAGCCAGACCTAGTATCTAGTATCACACTCATTACTACGATTTTGAGTATCATTACGATTCCCATTGTATTAAATATCCTAACGTAG
- a CDS encoding transposase: MANPKRIWFPHASYHITARGNRKADIFYDYHDRYYYLELLAQNKQSYPFHLHAYCLMTNHVHLLIETIDHPPGIFMKELHSNYAMYFNKKYDYAGHLFQGPYKADLQDDVNAMLQVSRYIHLNPCRANLTHSPEDYRWSSYPHYMSTNSPNTLVTTSKLLSYFKNPAEYDWFVKLPIKTTSGHPEIG; the protein is encoded by the coding sequence ATGGCTAACCCGAAACGAATATGGTTTCCTCATGCCAGCTATCACATTACGGCGCGCGGAAATCGAAAAGCAGATATTTTCTATGATTATCACGATCGCTATTATTATCTTGAACTTCTTGCCCAGAACAAACAAAGCTACCCCTTCCACCTCCATGCCTATTGCCTCATGACTAACCACGTACATTTGCTCATCGAAACGATCGACCACCCTCCCGGTATCTTCATGAAAGAACTTCATTCCAATTATGCCATGTATTTTAATAAGAAATATGACTATGCGGGCCACCTTTTTCAAGGACCATACAAGGCGGATCTCCAGGATGATGTGAATGCAATGCTGCAAGTCAGCCGCTATATTCATTTAAACCCCTGCCGCGCCAACCTTACCCACTCTCCTGAAGACTATCGATGGAGCAGTTACCCACACTACATGTCAACAAATTCACCCAACACACTTGTGACAACCTCAAAACTACTTTCTTACTTTAAGAATCCAGCAGAGTACGACTGGTTTGTTAAATTACCAATAAAAACCACCTCAGGTCATCCAGAAATTGGATGA
- a CDS encoding sodium:solute symporter family protein: MDGQFIVSLILIIATFSLYIGIAVFNKARATSDFYVAGRGVPPVFNGMAIGADWMSAASFIGMAGTVMALGYDGLAYIMGWTGGYLLLTFLLAPQLRKYGRYTVPEFIGDRYRSNTARIIAAIATIIISFTYSVGQLSGSGVVIGRLLEVNTTTGTLIGVVLIAFYSAMGGMKGITWTQVAQYLVLIVAYLIPVIFMSLQLTQNPAPWLSYGQIIEELQILDQKLGITEYIVPFTGATKWQFLALMFTLMAGTAGLPHVIVRFYTVATMKAARWSGAWALLFIGLLYLSAPAYAAFSRFILMTEVAGSSLSNLPAWTQPWINTGELSLADNNGDGILQWTEIMISNDIVVMATPEIANLGVFVVGLMAAGAMAAALSTAGGLMISISAALSHDIYFRSINPNASEKKRLAVGRWSIILATVCAGLLALNPPGAITQIVAWAFALASGSFFPALFLGVWWKRANGPGVVAGMIVGLTVTLGYIFAAKYGGFTILGIIDTGAGVFGAAAAIITNIFVSLSTKPPTQETQDEVTDLRYPEQVQYKNGEVWLKE, encoded by the coding sequence GTGGATGGACAGTTTATTGTATCTCTCATCCTCATAATCGCGACCTTTTCTTTATATATCGGTATTGCGGTTTTTAACAAAGCACGCGCCACGTCGGACTTCTATGTTGCTGGCCGCGGCGTTCCACCTGTATTTAACGGGATGGCTATAGGCGCAGATTGGATGAGTGCGGCCTCTTTTATTGGAATGGCCGGTACCGTAATGGCTCTCGGTTATGATGGACTTGCCTATATAATGGGCTGGACAGGCGGTTACTTGCTCTTAACCTTCTTGTTGGCCCCTCAACTTCGGAAATACGGCCGTTACACGGTCCCGGAGTTTATCGGGGATCGTTATCGTAGTAATACAGCACGAATCATTGCTGCGATCGCTACGATTATTATCAGTTTTACGTATTCTGTCGGCCAGTTATCTGGATCAGGGGTTGTTATTGGACGCTTGCTCGAAGTGAACACAACTACAGGTACTTTAATTGGGGTAGTACTGATTGCTTTTTATTCTGCGATGGGTGGTATGAAAGGGATTACCTGGACACAAGTAGCCCAATATCTCGTCCTGATCGTTGCCTATTTAATCCCGGTAATTTTCATGTCATTGCAATTGACTCAGAACCCGGCACCCTGGTTATCTTACGGTCAAATTATCGAGGAACTGCAGATCCTTGATCAAAAACTTGGGATTACTGAATATATTGTTCCTTTTACAGGGGCAACAAAATGGCAGTTTCTAGCGTTAATGTTTACTTTAATGGCCGGCACTGCAGGGCTGCCTCATGTTATTGTCCGGTTTTACACCGTTGCTACTATGAAAGCTGCACGTTGGAGCGGGGCCTGGGCGCTTCTCTTTATCGGTCTTCTTTATTTATCTGCACCAGCCTATGCTGCCTTTTCCCGATTCATCCTAATGACTGAAGTGGCGGGTTCCTCATTGAGCAATCTGCCAGCCTGGACCCAGCCCTGGATCAATACGGGGGAATTATCGTTAGCTGATAACAATGGTGATGGAATTTTACAATGGACAGAGATCATGATCAGCAATGACATTGTGGTTATGGCCACACCTGAAATTGCAAACTTAGGTGTATTTGTTGTAGGATTAATGGCTGCAGGTGCCATGGCTGCAGCATTATCGACCGCTGGCGGACTAATGATTTCGATATCAGCTGCGTTGTCCCACGATATCTATTTCAGGTCCATTAATCCTAATGCCAGTGAAAAGAAACGCCTCGCAGTAGGAAGGTGGTCGATTATCCTTGCGACTGTTTGTGCAGGTTTACTTGCGTTAAACCCACCAGGAGCGATCACACAAATTGTGGCCTGGGCATTTGCCTTAGCTTCAGGATCCTTTTTCCCCGCTTTATTCCTTGGTGTATGGTGGAAACGTGCGAATGGCCCGGGGGTAGTTGCTGGAATGATCGTTGGTTTAACCGTTACGCTAGGTTATATCTTCGCTGCTAAGTACGGAGGATTTACGATTTTAGGGATTATTGACACCGGCGCTGGAGTATTTGGAGCTGCTGCAGCCATCATTACGAATATTTTCGTCTCACTGTCTACTAAACCGCCGACACAGGAAACTCAAGATGAAGTCACAGACTTACGCTATCCAGAACAAGTACAATACAAAAACGGAGAAGTTTGGCTAAAAGAGTAG
- a CDS encoding DUF4212 domain-containing protein: MKKMDPAKAEAYFKYRTTMICIYLSIGFLASYIIVFFARDLSSITVLGIPFHYYMGSQGAVLTFIILLFVNAVMSDKIDKKFGFDPEFVDTNNHTKDH; the protein is encoded by the coding sequence ATGAAAAAAATGGATCCAGCTAAAGCAGAGGCTTATTTTAAATATCGAACCACTATGATTTGTATTTATTTATCGATCGGTTTTTTAGCATCTTATATTATTGTATTTTTTGCACGAGACCTTTCATCCATTACTGTTCTAGGTATTCCATTCCATTATTATATGGGATCGCAGGGAGCGGTCTTAACTTTCATCATTTTGCTTTTTGTTAATGCGGTTATGAGCGACAAGATCGATAAAAAATTTGGCTTTGATCCTGAGTTTGTTGATACCAACAATCACACAAAAGATCATTAA
- the murQ gene encoding N-acetylmuramic acid 6-phosphate etherase — MNIKEISTEQRNSSTLTIDQASSFEIVQLMNKEDYAVPQAIGKILPQLATAIDKITERMSLGGRLIYVGAGTSGRLGVLDASECPPTFSADPEHVQALIAGGPAAITSAFEGAEDDVEQGRLDINAKNVNQQDVIVGIAASGRTPYTIGAMKEAKNHGALVLAVVCSLGSDMAEEADLTLVADVGPEVLTGSTRLKAGTAQKLILNMLSTGTMIKQGKVYSNLMVDLQPTNQKLQIRSKHIIMEATGVSEKKAEQVLHEYGAVKPAILALLTSLKGEQVHASLAKHNGHIGKAIQAESN; from the coding sequence ATGAATATAAAGGAAATTTCTACAGAGCAAAGAAACTCAAGTACGTTGACGATTGATCAAGCAAGCAGTTTTGAAATCGTGCAATTGATGAACAAGGAAGATTATGCTGTACCGCAAGCAATTGGCAAGATTCTTCCTCAGCTTGCCACCGCCATTGACAAAATTACTGAACGGATGTCGTTAGGGGGGCGTTTGATCTATGTTGGGGCTGGTACCAGCGGGCGGCTCGGTGTTCTTGATGCCTCGGAATGTCCTCCCACATTCAGTGCAGACCCTGAGCATGTTCAGGCCCTTATTGCTGGTGGACCGGCAGCCATTACAAGTGCTTTTGAAGGAGCCGAGGATGATGTGGAACAAGGTAGATTGGACATAAACGCTAAGAATGTGAATCAGCAGGATGTGATCGTCGGGATTGCGGCAAGTGGTCGGACCCCTTATACGATTGGAGCAATGAAAGAGGCCAAAAACCATGGAGCTCTTGTGCTGGCTGTTGTGTGTTCACTGGGATCAGATATGGCAGAGGAAGCAGACCTTACGTTGGTTGCGGATGTAGGTCCAGAGGTCCTTACGGGTTCGACCCGGTTAAAGGCTGGAACAGCTCAAAAGCTAATTTTAAATATGCTGTCGACAGGTACGATGATTAAGCAAGGAAAAGTGTACAGTAATTTGATGGTTGATTTGCAGCCTACGAATCAAAAGTTGCAGATTCGCTCGAAGCATATCATTATGGAGGCAACAGGTGTTTCTGAAAAGAAGGCAGAGCAGGTGCTTCACGAATATGGAGCAGTTAAACCAGCTATTTTGGCACTATTGACTTCTCTTAAAGGAGAGCAGGTACATGCTTCTTTAGCTAAACATAACGGTCACATAGGGAAAGCCATCCAAGCCGAATCTAACTAA
- a CDS encoding BadF/BadG/BcrA/BcrD ATPase family protein, with amino-acid sequence MIIGIDAGGTATKGALINNEEEVLFTFESGYGNPLINEQKAFEHIETVMDACKKASEQPIQHIVIGMAGYQTMKHTITLPKSWRNNPKLDVISDVELAYEAGLPNQEGILTIAGTGTIHAGKKNQKLFIRGGWGHLLGDEGGGYTLGRSAVKRVLYALEMGLDHTPFCEKVMSYMEAYEVNEVKSWFYSQDKTSVAALAKFINQLAIKGDREACQLLQEGASELARQVEQLYGRMELDEGAVLVVAGNVLLGSERFFSAFSKKITCPFREVRHLKRPAYMGVCSLAEKKKSCSSNSSHSIFE; translated from the coding sequence ATGATTATTGGGATAGATGCAGGTGGCACAGCAACGAAAGGCGCGCTGATCAATAATGAAGAAGAAGTGCTTTTTACCTTTGAGTCAGGTTATGGGAATCCATTGATAAATGAACAAAAGGCTTTTGAGCATATTGAAACTGTGATGGATGCATGCAAGAAAGCATCCGAGCAGCCTATTCAACATATCGTCATCGGTATGGCTGGCTATCAGACGATGAAACACACTATCACGCTGCCGAAGTCGTGGCGGAATAATCCGAAATTAGATGTTATTAGTGATGTGGAACTCGCCTATGAAGCAGGTTTGCCTAATCAAGAGGGGATTCTTACGATTGCAGGAACAGGCACGATCCATGCAGGCAAAAAAAACCAAAAGCTGTTTATCAGAGGGGGATGGGGCCATTTATTAGGAGATGAAGGAGGGGGATACACTCTTGGCAGGTCTGCTGTTAAACGAGTACTATACGCCCTTGAAATGGGCCTGGATCATACTCCTTTTTGCGAAAAAGTGATGTCCTATATGGAGGCTTACGAGGTAAATGAAGTGAAAAGTTGGTTTTATTCCCAGGATAAAACAAGTGTGGCTGCTCTTGCTAAATTTATTAATCAATTAGCGATAAAAGGAGATCGGGAGGCTTGTCAGCTGCTTCAGGAAGGTGCTAGTGAACTTGCCAGACAGGTCGAACAGCTCTACGGCAGGATGGAGCTTGATGAAGGAGCCGTACTCGTGGTGGCAGGGAATGTGTTGCTAGGCAGTGAACGGTTTTTTTCTGCTTTTTCTAAGAAAATCACCTGCCCTTTTCGTGAGGTGAGACATCTTAAACGGCCTGCTTATATGGGAGTTTGTTCGCTTGCTGAAAAAAAGAAAAGCTGTAGCTCGAATAGTTCACATAGCATTTTTGAATAA
- a CDS encoding MurR/RpiR family transcriptional regulator: MAYISGGLAMLRSVVSSLPTSEQKIANYILSTPETVVTMTVKQLAEQSKTSSAAVIRLCKSLELKGFQELKMRIAGDVQKPSTSEYRDINEGESVHHIIGQMTQNGIEIIKQTEEMLRLEDVEEAVTTIHEAGSIHLFGIGASGLVAADGQQKFLRAGRYAFCLQDPHMAYTTLSNAKEKDVAIAVSFSGETNEVIQFLRLAKKNGMKTISITKYGSSTISQLADIPLYTSATQEAMIRSAATSSRLAQLHVVDILFMSYVSNYYEEVVEYLDRSRAAIDEQK, translated from the coding sequence ATGGCCTACATATCCGGTGGACTCGCCATGTTGAGAAGTGTGGTAAGCAGCCTCCCCACTTCTGAACAAAAAATCGCCAACTACATTTTATCTACACCAGAAACCGTCGTAACAATGACCGTAAAACAATTAGCGGAACAAAGTAAGACAAGCTCTGCTGCGGTTATACGTTTATGTAAATCACTTGAATTAAAAGGATTTCAAGAACTAAAAATGAGAATTGCCGGGGATGTGCAGAAGCCATCCACCTCGGAATACAGGGATATAAACGAAGGGGAGTCTGTGCACCACATCATCGGTCAAATGACGCAGAATGGGATTGAAATTATAAAGCAAACAGAGGAAATGCTGCGACTTGAGGATGTTGAGGAAGCGGTGACCACCATTCATGAAGCGGGATCGATTCACCTGTTTGGAATTGGGGCGTCGGGTCTTGTGGCAGCAGATGGCCAGCAGAAATTCCTGCGTGCCGGTCGATATGCTTTTTGTTTACAGGATCCACACATGGCTTATACCACACTATCCAATGCGAAAGAAAAGGACGTAGCGATCGCCGTTTCTTTTTCAGGTGAGACGAATGAAGTGATTCAATTCTTACGGTTGGCCAAAAAAAATGGCATGAAAACAATCAGCATTACCAAATATGGCTCTTCAACAATATCCCAACTTGCTGATATCCCTCTCTACACATCCGCAACCCAAGAGGCGATGATCCGCAGTGCCGCAACAAGTTCCAGGCTCGCCCAGCTTCACGTAGTGGACATCTTATTTATGAGTTATGTGTCCAATTATTATGAAGAAGTCGTTGAATATCTGGACCGCTCCCGAGCAGCCATCGACGAACAAAAATAA
- a CDS encoding chitobiase/beta-hexosaminidase C-terminal domain-containing protein, producing MSIKKTVVTGLAAVLALSPFASAVPQSHAAESADDLFFSEYIEGSSYNKAIEIYNGTGSSINLSAYTIEMYANGSLEPTGTFELSGTLPSGEVFVAANSRANQEILTSADATNNSAINFNGNDPVVLKKDGMVVDSIGQIGSEESYADDVTLVRKESITAGNKNTDDPFETAGEWDSYAKDTTEYLGSYQMPDVPEVELQSIKDARTSEPGATVKVKGIATVAFETGGQTNLYIQDETGGIIVRAPGLSAEAGDEVTATGEFSDYYGMQQILASSANVEVVTEEVGVPSPQNVTSQQFSQNEGETIEGEFVQVNGVEVLSKNSYGDFTVQDSAGTFTITPNDENALEVGKTYEQIAGVVNYSFNEYRLVPRNARDIVNEVFAVQANPASGSLVEGETVELYTAQSNATIHYTTDGSEPTPSSTKYTEPITIEQDTTIKAVVVKETGEVSPVSTFEYEVLKPLDDVEIHDIQGASHTSPYEGNVVEHVEGVVTKLDGSNGFYMQSLNPDDKVATSEGIYVYDRSGTAEVGDHVEVAGEVTEWREEGYSDAEDLLTTQISASEVSVTKGGTKLPDPIVLGVDREQPTEVIENDGMESFDAKEDGLDFYESLEGMLIGIKDATVAAPVKYEELAVYGETSEDQRFTRADGLLISPNDYNPERLLIDVDGLGIDAVTGDYFTEMITGVVSYDYSNFKIRPSGDFPELMDGGTEREVTELESSKQKLTVASYNVENFSAAGDQEKAARLGEALVKNLNSPDIVGLTEIQDNNGPTDDGTVAANKSYQELIEAIETAGGPSYKFVNINPVDKMDGGQPGGNIRVGFLYNPERVSLTDKPKGDAVTAVDVNENGLTLNPGRIDPLNAAFNDSRKPLAAEFKFNGEKVIVIANHFNSKGGDGALFGAEHPVVLGSEEQRIEQAEVVNNFVEEVDEEVKRENVVVLGDLNDFVFSNPLQTLAGDDLSNMVKQLPTEDRYSYIYQGNSQVLDHILVSDHLAKETKIDAVHINADFSEASGRASDHDPMVAQIHVKKGKGTHPDFHK from the coding sequence ATGAGTATTAAAAAGACGGTTGTTACTGGTCTGGCAGCTGTATTAGCGTTAAGTCCATTTGCAAGTGCGGTTCCTCAAAGTCATGCAGCGGAATCAGCAGATGACCTATTTTTCTCAGAATACATAGAGGGAAGCAGTTATAATAAAGCGATAGAAATCTATAACGGAACGGGCAGTTCAATAAATTTGTCTGCCTACACGATCGAAATGTATGCAAACGGGTCACTGGAGCCGACGGGTACTTTCGAATTGTCTGGTACACTTCCAAGCGGTGAAGTTTTCGTGGCAGCTAATAGCCGGGCAAATCAAGAGATTTTAACAAGTGCGGATGCCACTAACAATTCTGCGATTAATTTTAATGGAAATGATCCCGTTGTCCTAAAGAAAGACGGCATGGTGGTTGATTCTATCGGTCAAATTGGCAGCGAAGAATCGTATGCTGATGACGTCACACTTGTTCGTAAGGAGTCAATTACTGCTGGGAACAAAAATACAGATGACCCTTTTGAAACAGCAGGAGAATGGGATAGCTATGCCAAGGATACGACGGAGTATCTAGGAAGCTATCAAATGCCGGATGTTCCTGAAGTAGAGCTGCAATCAATTAAGGATGCGCGGACAAGCGAACCAGGAGCAACCGTTAAGGTAAAAGGAATTGCGACAGTTGCTTTTGAAACTGGTGGTCAAACAAATCTGTACATTCAGGATGAAACAGGAGGCATTATCGTTCGTGCTCCCGGTTTATCAGCTGAGGCAGGCGATGAAGTGACCGCCACAGGCGAGTTCTCTGATTATTATGGGATGCAGCAGATTCTTGCTTCGTCAGCGAATGTAGAAGTCGTCACAGAAGAAGTTGGCGTCCCTTCTCCCCAGAACGTAACTTCTCAACAATTTTCCCAAAATGAAGGTGAAACAATTGAGGGTGAATTTGTTCAAGTTAATGGGGTAGAGGTTCTATCCAAAAATAGTTACGGAGATTTCACCGTACAGGATTCAGCAGGAACATTTACGATTACACCTAACGATGAAAATGCTCTAGAAGTTGGAAAAACATATGAGCAAATTGCTGGTGTCGTTAATTACAGCTTTAATGAATATCGACTTGTTCCACGTAATGCACGGGATATTGTCAACGAAGTGTTTGCTGTGCAGGCGAATCCAGCGTCAGGTTCCCTAGTAGAGGGTGAAACAGTGGAACTGTACACCGCGCAATCAAATGCGACTATCCATTATACAACAGATGGTTCAGAACCAACGCCAAGCAGTACTAAGTATACTGAGCCAATTACAATTGAGCAGGATACAACCATTAAGGCAGTTGTTGTAAAAGAAACAGGGGAAGTAAGTCCAGTTTCAACCTTTGAGTACGAGGTGCTGAAGCCACTGGATGATGTTGAGATCCATGACATTCAAGGTGCGAGTCATACGTCCCCATACGAAGGTAATGTCGTTGAGCATGTAGAAGGCGTGGTAACAAAACTTGATGGATCAAATGGTTTCTACATGCAAAGTCTTAACCCTGATGACAAAGTGGCTACATCTGAAGGGATTTATGTGTATGACCGTTCAGGTACAGCAGAGGTGGGCGACCATGTAGAGGTAGCTGGTGAAGTAACTGAATGGCGGGAAGAAGGTTACTCTGATGCAGAGGATTTATTAACAACGCAAATTAGTGCATCAGAAGTAAGCGTAACAAAGGGTGGAACCAAACTTCCGGATCCAATCGTGTTAGGCGTGGACCGAGAGCAGCCTACGGAAGTGATTGAAAATGATGGCATGGAGTCGTTCGATGCGAAAGAGGATGGTTTGGACTTTTACGAAAGTCTTGAAGGGATGTTAATTGGGATTAAGGATGCTACGGTTGCGGCACCAGTAAAATATGAAGAGCTCGCTGTGTATGGGGAAACTAGTGAAGATCAGCGGTTTACCCGTGCTGATGGTCTGCTCATTTCACCGAATGATTATAATCCTGAGCGTCTTTTGATAGATGTGGATGGGCTTGGAATTGATGCTGTGACTGGGGATTACTTTACGGAAATGATCACGGGTGTGGTCAGCTATGATTATAGTAATTTCAAGATTCGTCCGTCCGGAGATTTTCCTGAGTTGATGGATGGCGGTACAGAGCGGGAAGTGACGGAGCTTGAGAGTTCGAAGCAGAAACTGACTGTGGCAAGTTACAATGTTGAGAATTTCTCCGCAGCGGGTGACCAGGAGAAGGCCGCTCGATTGGGCGAGGCTTTGGTGAAGAATTTGAATAGTCCTGATATTGTCGGGCTGACTGAAATTCAGGATAATAACGGGCCGACAGATGATGGAACGGTCGCTGCAAATAAGAGTTATCAAGAATTGATTGAAGCCATTGAAACTGCAGGCGGACCAAGCTATAAGTTCGTTAACATTAATCCAGTTGATAAAATGGACGGAGGGCAGCCTGGTGGAAATATTCGTGTAGGGTTTCTATATAACCCTGAGCGTGTATCGCTGACTGATAAGCCTAAGGGCGACGCGGTCACAGCTGTTGATGTTAACGAAAACGGGTTGACGCTAAACCCGGGCCGCATTGATCCACTGAATGCCGCGTTTAATGATTCTCGTAAGCCGCTGGCTGCAGAATTCAAATTTAATGGTGAAAAAGTGATCGTTATCGCCAATCACTTTAATTCAAAAGGCGGTGACGGCGCGTTGTTTGGAGCGGAACATCCTGTTGTGCTGGGAAGTGAAGAGCAGCGTATCGAGCAAGCTGAGGTTGTAAATAATTTTGTTGAAGAGGTCGATGAGGAAGTGAAGCGGGAGAATGTAGTGGTGCTCGGGGATTTGAATGACTTTGTGTTCTCAAATCCATTGCAAACACTTGCAGGCGATGATCTATCCAATATGGTTAAGCAACTTCCGACTGAAGATCGCTATTCTTATATTTACCAGGGGAACTCACAAGTACTCGATCACATTCTTGTCAGCGATCATTTAGCAAAAGAAACAAAAATCGATGCCGTTCACATCAATGCAGACTTTTCTGAAGCAAGTGGACGTGCCAGCGATCATGACCCAATGGTTGCCCAGATTCATGTGAAGAAAGGAAAAGGCACTCACCCAGATTTTCACAAGTAA